Part of the Psychrilyobacter piezotolerans genome, TATTCAATGCATTAAAGAAAAATGCACCGTTGGAACTTCCTCCTCCAAGGCCAGCCTGAGACGGGATATTCTTTTTTAAATATACCTCTATCATCTGTTTTTCTAATCCTGTTTCCCTATAGAACTCCTTATAAACCTTAGATATTATATTATCTTTTCCTACAGGAACGTCTTTCATATTCGTCTCTATCTTTAAATTTCCTTTTATCTCTTTAAAATCTATGGATAAATTATCCGCTAGAGATATAGGAACCATAACCATGTCTAAAAGATGATATCCGTTTTCTGCTTTTCCAACTATATTCAATCCTAAGTTTATCTTAGCATTTGATTTTAACTCAACAATCACTTGTACTCCTTTATGTCTACACTCAATAATAAAGTGTTTTTTCCGTTATATTTTTATTAATTTACATTATGTTAAACCTTTTAATCTGTGACTAAGTATTTGTTTATTTTTTCAATTATCAATTTTTTATTAATTTATCTCTATCTCTTTTACCTCTAATATTTTAAATAGCTCCTCAGCTTCATCTTTTTTGGTGTTTCCACTAGGCACTTCTAAAACTTCAACCTTCATATATTTACTAAAATATTCCAACTCGATTATATCTCCTACACTTACTGTTGCTCCTGCTTTGGATATTTTTCCATTTAATTTTACCTTCTTGTTATCCAGTACTGTCTTTGCTACAGGTCTTCTTTTTATTATTCTTGAGACTTTAAAAAATTTATCTAAACGCATTGTTCCTCCTAATTTTAATACCTTTGCTTTAAAAAAAAGGTACTATTCCATAGTATTTTATACTATATTTTTTCTTCCTCTCCAAATTAAAAATTTTTTAGAGTTATTTATTTTTCGCTTCATCCCATAATCTATCCATCTCTTCCAATGTACTCTCTCCCAGATCACAGTTATCTTCTACATATCTAAATCTATCTTCAAATTTATTGTTGGTCTTCATCACTGCATCCACGATGTCTATATCTAATTTTCGAGCAATATTTACAAGGGTGAACACAACATCTCCTATCTCTTCCTTTAAATTTTCCCTGTCATTTTTTTCATATGCTGCCTTCATCTCACCTAATTCTTCCTCTAATTTATTTAATGCTCCTACCTCATCTTCCCAGTCAAACCCCACTTTAGCAGCTTTAACTTGGAGTTTATATGCCTTGGCTAAGGGTGGATAAATTTTGGGAATCCCGTCTAAGACAGATTTTCTTCCCCTATGCTCTTTTTCCTTTTTCTTTATCTCCTCCCAGTTTCTCATGACATCCTTTGTTCCTTCTACCTCTACATCTGCAAAAATATGCGGATGTCTTCTGATCAATTTTTCACTGACTTTTTTAGCCACATCATCGATTGTAAACTCCCCTTCCTCCTCCTTTATTAAAGATTGAAAGATAATATTTAGCAGGAGGTCTCCCAACTCCCCCTTTAACTCCTCTCCGCCTATATCCATAGCTTCCAGAGTTTCATAGGTTTCCTCCAATAAATAAGGTTTCAAACTCTCTATGGTTTGTTCCCTGTCCCATGGGCATCCGTCGGGAGCCCTTAACTTTTTCATTATATCCACTAACTTGTAAAACTCATTCATCTCTTTCCTCCATGGGTGAAAAATATATATACAATATGTATATACTCAATAATAAAGTATTAATTTAATAAATTTACTTCTATTTTAATAGTATTTTATTTATCTAAAAAATGCAATAAAATAGGCGGCTAAGCCACCTATTTTATTTTCTATATAATTTTTATTTTTTTATATACTCTTTTTTTAATTCCTCTACCCAGGCTCTATATTCCTCAGCTCTTTTCTTATTTAATAATTCCTTCTCTAAAGATGGTTTTACATCTTCAAAACTCAGATATCCGGCCTCTTTTTTATCTTCAATATATATTATATGATAACCAAATTGTGTTTCAACAACAGTTCCATATATTTTTTCCGGTACTCCTGTGAATGCTGCATCGGCAAATTCTTTTACCATGGAAGTTTTGTCAAACCATCCAAGCTCACCGCCATTTTCAGATGTAGGTCCCTCTGAATATTTTTTTGCCATCTCACTAAAGTTTGCTGGTGTAACTTCTGTTAATATTTTTTCAGCTCTTTTTTCAGCGTCTTTTTTTTCAGCCTCAGTCATATCATCACTTACATTTATTAATATATGAGCAGCTTTTATCTGCTCCGGTGTCTTAAAATTTTCCTTATTTTTTTCATATTCAGCCTTTAATTCTGATTCTGTTAACTTTACACCCTCTACTATTTTCTTGTTAACCACATGACTTATCAACAGATCTTCCTTAATCCCCTCTAAATCTTTTTTATAAGATTCTGTGTTTTCAATTCCTGTTTTTACAGCTTCCTGTTTTAACATCTTTCTTACACTTATCTCCTCTATCAGAGCTGCTCTACCCTTCTCAGATTTAGAGTACTCCTTATACTGGGCCGGCAGGGTATCTATTTTTTCCTGTAATTCTGATTCAGTTAAATTCTCATTCCCAATAACCATAATTACATTGGATTCATCTTTAGTTTTTACCCCTCCCTCTTTTTTATTACAAGCCGTCAATACCAATGAGGCTATGATCAATATTATTGCCATTTTTTTCATTTTTTTCCCCCTTTTATTTATAATCTTCAAAGAATTCTCTTATACTGTCTATCTCAATAGCGCCCTCTTTTTGAAGGTATCTTATTTTTTTAGACAGGATTAATTCTTGGATTTTTTCAATATTTATTTTGTTTTCTATAAATTTTATCCTGTATGATCCATCCTCTAGTCTTATACTTTGAATATGATTTTTCTGAGCTGTAATCTTTATAGCCAGATATTCAAACAGGTCTTCTACAACTTTTGGTAATCGTCCAAATCTATCCTTTATCTCCTCTTTTATTTCCTCTAATTCAGTGATTGTATCTATGGTAACTAATCTTCTATATACCACTATTTTTTCTGTTTCCTCTATATATTCACTAGGTATGTATCCGTGAATACCTATATCCAGATCGATATCCTCTGCTATAGTTTCTTTACCCTTTATCTTTTTTATCTCTTCGTCTAACATCTTAAGATACATGTCATAACCGAATATTTTTAATGCTCCGTGTTGTTTCTCTCCTAAAATTTCCCCTGCTCCCCTTATCTTCATATCCTCCAAAGACAGCTGGAATCCTGCTCCCAGATCTTTTATCTCTTTTATTGATTCTCTTTTTTGTTTTCCTTTCTCGGTTCCACCCTTTAAAGAATCCACCAGCAGGTAACAATAAGCTCGTTTGCTGCTTCTGCCTACCCTTCCACGAAGCTGGTATACCTGGGATAATCCCAATTTATCAAAATTTTCTATGAGGATAGTGTTGGCATTTTCTATATCTATACCATTTTCTATGATGGTAGTTGTGAGAAGTACATCTATCTCCCCGTTTTCAAAGGCATTTATCTTATACTTTATCTCGCTTGAAGGCATCTGACCGTGGATATAGTCTATCACAACATATTCAGGAATTATCTCTTTTAATTCCTTCAACTTTACCTTCATTCCCTTAACTGAATTATACAGGTAAAAAACCTGTCCCTCTCTGGCGACCTCTTTCATTATGGCATTTTTTATATCTGCTTTATTTTTTTCTATAATATAAGTTTCTACCGGTATTCTATTGGTTGGAGGAGTCTGAATGATAGATATATCCCTTATTCCCAAAAGAGCTAAATTCAATGTTCTGGGAATTGGGGTTGCTGTTAATGTAAGCATATCCACATTGATTCTCATGGTTTTTAAATGTTCCTTTGCCTTCACCCCAAATTTTTGCTCCTCATCTATTATGACTAACCCCAGATCTTTAAATTTTATATCTTTAGATAACAGTCTGTGGGTTCCTATGATAAGGTCTATTACACCATCCTTTATTTTTTTTACTACCTCGGTCTGTTCTTTTGGAGTTTTCAGTCTGGACAGCAGTTCCAGTTCCAGCGGGAAATTCTGAAATCTTTCTTTAAATCTTTCAAAATGCTGGGTAGCCAAAACTGTGGTAGGAGCCAGGATAACAACCTGTTTTCCATCCATAACAGCTTTAAATGCCGCTCTCATAGCTACCTCAGTTTTTCCATATCCAACATCCCCGCAGACTATCCTATCCATGACAGTGGATGATTCCATATCCTCTTTTACATCCAATATGGCCTTCAGCTGATCCTTAGTCTCATTATATGGAAACCC contains:
- a CDS encoding peptidylprolyl isomerase, which gives rise to MKKMAIILIIASLVLTACNKKEGGVKTKDESNVIMVIGNENLTESELQEKIDTLPAQYKEYSKSEKGRAALIEEISVRKMLKQEAVKTGIENTESYKKDLEGIKEDLLISHVVNKKIVEGVKLTESELKAEYEKNKENFKTPEQIKAAHILINVSDDMTEAEKKDAEKRAEKILTEVTPANFSEMAKKYSEGPTSENGGELGWFDKTSMVKEFADAAFTGVPEKIYGTVVETQFGYHIIYIEDKKEAGYLSFEDVKPSLEKELLNKKRAEEYRAWVEELKKEYIKK
- a CDS encoding RNA-binding S4 domain-containing protein, with the protein product MRLDKFFKVSRIIKRRPVAKTVLDNKKVKLNGKISKAGATVSVGDIIELEYFSKYMKVEVLEVPSGNTKKDEAEELFKILEVKEIEIN
- the mfd gene encoding transcription-repair coupling factor, with the translated sequence MKFKSTINNGKLYRGGVPYFLESEKDQVIYISSSNKNIIDYYFTLKEDIDVLKIENYNYTEEEFDCITFELLEKLKLDNSKILISIESIFKKYFINSELLEFCVGKEYRLKKIIEKLEKSGFQKNYLVEKRGEYSLRGDILDIFSFDGKHPIRLEFFDDFLEEIRIFDAETQRSMEKINKIQMYINKNKDENYTFLDLLDKLKNDKRKIYLENEEILDYKVEEYILDKRQEEEEIRLEYSKIKKISEKIELERFKDEEIENYKNYDYIKKLSRKKNITILTEEKRRYTEIFGGTSIKIQRNPHYEGFKYKNELILTDRELKGIRVKRSEKRADGIKFKKIDQILPNDYIIHETYGVGIYLGVEDINGADYLKIKYADEDKLFVPIASLNKIERYISEPGVVPDIFRLGRRGFRKRQEKIKKEIEKFAIELLEIQAKRAMNTGYSFTKDTIWQEEFEEGFPYNETKDQLKAILDVKEDMESSTVMDRIVCGDVGYGKTEVAMRAAFKAVMDGKQVVILAPTTVLATQHFERFKERFQNFPLELELLSRLKTPKEQTEVVKKIKDGVIDLIIGTHRLLSKDIKFKDLGLVIIDEEQKFGVKAKEHLKTMRINVDMLTLTATPIPRTLNLALLGIRDISIIQTPPTNRIPVETYIIEKNKADIKNAIMKEVAREGQVFYLYNSVKGMKVKLKELKEIIPEYVVIDYIHGQMPSSEIKYKINAFENGEIDVLLTTTIIENGIDIENANTILIENFDKLGLSQVYQLRGRVGRSSKRAYCYLLVDSLKGGTEKGKQKRESIKEIKDLGAGFQLSLEDMKIRGAGEILGEKQHGALKIFGYDMYLKMLDEEIKKIKGKETIAEDIDLDIGIHGYIPSEYIEETEKIVVYRRLVTIDTITELEEIKEEIKDRFGRLPKVVEDLFEYLAIKITAQKNHIQSIRLEDGSYRIKFIENKINIEKIQELILSKKIRYLQKEGAIEIDSIREFFEDYK
- the mazG gene encoding nucleoside triphosphate pyrophosphohydrolase; its protein translation is MNEFYKLVDIMKKLRAPDGCPWDREQTIESLKPYLLEETYETLEAMDIGGEELKGELGDLLLNIIFQSLIKEEEGEFTIDDVAKKVSEKLIRRHPHIFADVEVEGTKDVMRNWEEIKKKEKEHRGRKSVLDGIPKIYPPLAKAYKLQVKAAKVGFDWEDEVGALNKLEEELGEMKAAYEKNDRENLKEEIGDVVFTLVNIARKLDIDIVDAVMKTNNKFEDRFRYVEDNCDLGESTLEEMDRLWDEAKNK